Genomic segment of Strix aluco isolate bStrAlu1 chromosome 8, bStrAlu1.hap1, whole genome shotgun sequence:
TTCTGAACACCTTGTTCTGCACAGTGAAGCTAAGTTTACAACATATATCTAGAGATCATTTTTACGTTTCTTATCCTCCAGAAGCCCTGTATCCCCTGAATACGCATGCACACATAGTTAAGGACTGATCAAACATTCCCCCTGCCGCTGCTGACTCCTCTGAAAGCCAATTCAGCTCCCAAAGTGATTTTATTCAACAATtacaatttctctctttctcaataAAAGCTTCAGGATATAGTCCAACACCTAACCTTACTTACTATGAAAGTAGATGCTTTGATACCAGGGTCGTCACCTTATGAGACAAAAATACTGCTCCTTTTATAAAAAGTTGATTATACATACCCATGGCAGCTACCAGCTCCTTTAGTGGGGTCAGAAACACTCTGCAGGTTCCCTGAGATCCATCATGCTTTTTTCACAACGAACAAGATCCTTCTACAAGGCTATGCTAGTGAGAAAAGAGGTCTCACTTCCAGTTGTACAATTTGATGATCTacaactagatgatcttcaaggtcttttccaacctagatgattctgtgattctgtgaatttgacccaacaattaattaaaaagtattttctggcACTTACTGGATGGAAGTGAAATCCTATTCAATCTTCAGAGTTGGAAAATCTGAACACAAGCTTCCAGTTTTCCCTAAAACTCAGCCTACTGGAAGTCAGCTTAATACTTAGaccttgttttgtttctttggtccATGTCTGCTTTCTAGTTCCCGTCTCTTTCAAGGAAACTATTGCTTTTAAGATGTCTTTCCAAAATGATCATTTGTGTTGAATTATCATGTCTGAAGAACTACAATATAACTAAATTTTCAGGGGATTATTGAAGTAAATGCTTGGTTAATGATAGCTCTCACAGATCCACTATAGAGAGTTAATCCCAAGTCATCTGCAGTCAGAAAAAtaacctgacaaaaaaaaaattagacaaattTTCAGAACATAGAACTCCACTTAGAATTTGTCTTTTTCCCACCTCAAAATTCCCATTAGCAAAGAATGTCTTACCTCGAGCTTCTGGGAAAAACATTGCTCCCATTTGTGATGAAGCACTTAGGGATGCAAAGgatatttttgctctttttcccctGAATAATACTGTAATATGATAGGTAGGAAGAAACTTAGATTTATATGGAAGATGGTCACTGAAATTCTGTAATCGTTCCTCTTATATAGTTGACACCAAGCACCTATGAAGAAAAATGCTCCCattaacagattattttatttctttcagcacATGCAGAAAAGCCATCACCGAAGACTCCTCCAGCAAACAAACCAACATCTAAAAGGTCAtccaaaaatgaggaaaataagcCGGAGGAAGTAACGCAGCCCCATGAAGTTATGGAAGGTAGGAAAGTATATGAATGAAACAGGATGGGTGTTACCTGAAGGAAACATTAAAGACCATTTTCCTGCTCTGGAAATAGAAAGTCGATGCAAGACATTACCAGACAGTTACCAAGCTTGGAACCGCTCAGTTTATAAACTAATTACCTCACCTAGACCTCAGGGTACTGACTTCGGAGAGTTCACTTAGCACAGATGTTGAAGTGTGGTGATGTCTCCGGTGTCTCTATTGGATTTTCACACATATCTTCCACAAATATGTTACACACCATTGTCAGTTTTGGACAAAGTCCACAGCTGGAACAGGAAGGGTGTTGTATTTTGGGACAGTGATGAATTGGCCGGACCAAGATAGGAAAATCTAGCAGGTTTCTCTAGCTTTAATCATGCCAGGCCTCACGCAGCTTCAGAaaacacataatttatttttttctcaatggAAAATATGTTGCTTTCCTGCGTTCTTTGATATTCTGTTCCAGCATTTTAAGTGATAATTCAGGAGATCAGTTTGAACTTGAAACTTGAAGTAACAAGAATGAAATGAGATTGGTCAATGTTGGCCAATATTTTAAcgcttacttaaaaaaaaaaaaatttaaatttggaGTACTTACCTTTCTGCTGTGTCAATTTCCTATTacaaaaaaatcaatatagtGCCTTAAGTGAAAAACAATTAAGGAAGTTCAAATAACCGTTAACAGGATCTCACTTGGTTCATGGTATTTCAGACTCATTGGGCCTGGGTGGGAGAAAAACCTATTCTGTAAGGCTCTGCTCATACCACACTGTTTCTACAATACATTTACACAGGGATTATGTCTCACACTGCAGTATTGTACGTTCTTCCAGTCTGCTGGGAGAGACACTGCCTCAATGCTGCTAACAGTCATCAGGCCGTGACCATCAGCAATAGCTCAggtctttttatatttttaaatgtattcaaaAATCTGAAAGATATGGCCCCAAACCATATGATGCTGCACTTggttttttcaggttttcaagAAACAAATGCCAATTCAGTTGGAATGGTAGAGAGCAACACAGCAggaatgacagagaaaaaaaaaaaagaaacaaacaccacaaaaccTGTGTGAAAACAGAACTAAATGGCAAAACTTCAGAGAGATAACACTTACTGAGACATTAAAATGCAGAAGTATTTACTGTTACTTTTTACTGAATATAGCTATAATAACAATTTGACTCAAGTCAGTGTAACTATATACAAGTAAAGAGAGTCTTAAAGccataaatgagaagaaaatcacTCAAGACACAAAGATACAGTAGGAGATGCAGTCAGGTGTCTGTATTCAGGAAGTTTGTTTTCCTCACCTTTCCCTACCTCTCTCCTTCAAGTTGAGGTCATTGGTGCAGGCTATGTTACAATTAAGGTCAGAGGAATAAATCAAAAGAACGGACAGAGAAGGGAAGTGTCATATTAGAAGGACTATACGTTATAGCGTGGTTCCCTTCCATGAGAAAGGATGGAAACACCAGGTGGCCTCACCTGCAAACACCAAACTAAAATCTGACATGTTGTACTCGGAGCTGTGACAGGTCAGACAAAAGGATTACTTAAAACTTAGGTAAGCTGCTGCAAAGTCCCATGCAGACAAAAAGAAGTCACATTTAACCCAGTCCAGGTTAGCTTTGCTCTTCTGTACTATTTATATTTGACAGTTACTTAAGTCCATAAACTGACATTTATATATTTAACTTAGGTTTCCAAATacaccccctttcttttttttttttgccagtttaaataaatgaatatttcaaccactttaaagaaaattaagtgcAATTTTGCACAGAAAGTGTTTAGAGCAAAGACCATAAAAAAAACTATTGCTACTCAAAAGATAAATTTCTCACCTGTATAATGAATTGATACGCAATAGGTGCATGCACTGCAATTCCAGTGtcttaataaatatttgttttcatagaTACTGGCAgcgaacaggaaaaaaaagtgaccaGTCCTGCTCCAACTACAAAAAAACCTGATACAACCACAACAACCAAAGCAACTACAACTGATCCAAAGCCAAGTTTACCCGCTACAACGAGTACTGCTAAaataacaacaaccaccacagAGGCCACTACAGCTCAGAAAGAAACACCTGGGACAACAGCGGCACCGACGACCAAGGCTgactctcccaccacccccaaaccTGAAGACACAACCCCAGAGGCCACAGAGGCACCAACAACCGAGGCTGAATCTCCAACCACCCCCAAACCTGAAGACACAACCCCAGAGGCCACAGAGGCACCAACAACCGAGGCTGAATCTCCTACCACCCCCAAACCTGAAGACACAACCCCAGAGGCCACAGAGGCACCAACAACTGAGGCTGAATCTCCAACCACCCCCAAACCTGAAGACACAACCCCAGAGGCACCAACAACCGAGGCTGACTCTCCAACCACCCCCAAACCTGAAGACACCACCCCAGAGGCCACAGAGGCACCAACAACTGAGGCTGACTCTCCAACCACCCCCAAACCTGAAGATACAACCCCAGAGGCACCAACAACCGAGGCTGACTCTCCAACCACCCCCAAACCTGAAGACACCACCCCAGAGGCCACAGAGGCACCAACAACTGAGGCTGACTTTCCCACCACCCCCAAACCTGAAGACACCACCCCAGAGGCACCAACGACCAAGGCAGATGCTCCCACCACCCCCATACCTGAAGACACAACCCCAGAGGCACCAACAACTGAGGCTgactctcccaccacccccaTACCTGAAGATACAACCCCAGAGGCCACAGAGGCACCAACAACTGAGGCTGACTCTCCAACCACCCCCAAACCTGAAGACACAACCCCAGAGGCACCAACGACCAAGGCTgactctcccaccacccccaaaccTGAAGACACAACCCCGGAGGCACCAACGACCAAGGTAGATGCTCCCACCACCCCCATACCTGAAGACACAACCCCAGAGGCACCAACAACCAAGGCTgactctcccaccacccccaTACCTGAAGATACAACCCCAGAGGCCACAGAGGCACCAACGACCAAGGCAgactctcccaccacccccaaaccTGAAGACACCACCCCAGAGGCACCAACAACTGAGGCTGACTCTCCAACCACCCCCAAACCTGAAGACACAACCCCAGAGGCACCAACGACCAAGGCTgactctcccaccacccccaaaccTGAAGACACAACCCCAGAGGCCACGGAGGCACCAACGACCAAGGCAgactctcccaccacccccaaaccTGAAGACACCACCCCAGAGGCACCAACAACCGAGGCTGACTCTCCAACCACCCCCAAACCTGAAGACGCAACCCCAGAGGCCACGGAGGCACCAACGACCAAGGCTgactctcccaccacccccaaaccTGAAGACACCACCCCAGAGGCACCAATGACCAAGGCTgactctcccaccacccccaaaccTGAAGACACCACCCCAGAGGCACCAACGACCAAGGCTgactctcccaccacccccaaaccTGAAGACGCAACCCCAGAGGCCACGGAGGCACCAACGACCAAGGCAgactctcccaccacccccaaaccTGAAGACACCACCCCAAAGGCACCAACGACCAAGGCTGACTCTCCCACCACCCCTAAACCTGAAGACACAACCCCAGAGGCACCAATGACCAAGGCTGACTCTCCCACCACCCCTAAACCTGAAGACACAACCCCAGAGGCACCAACGACCAAGGCTGACTCTCCCACCACCCCTAAACCTGAAGACACCACCCCAGAGGCACCAACGACCAAGGCTGACgctcccaccacccccaaaccTGAAGACACAACCCCAGAGGCACCAACGACCAAGGCTGACTCTCCAACCACCCCCAAACCTGAAGATACAACCCCAGAGGCACCAACGACGAAGGCTGACTCTCCCACCACCCCTAAACCTGAAGACACAACCCCGGAGGCACCAACAACCAAGGCAGACTCTCCCACCACCCCTAAACCTGAAGATGCAACCCCAGAGGCCACGGAGGCACCAACGACCAAGGCTGAttctcccaccacccccaaaGCACCAATGACCAAGGCGGACTCTCCCACAACCCCTACAGTTAAGCGGACTACCCCTGCAGGCGCTGAGGCTGACACCCCTGCTGTAGAGAAAACAACATCTGTTGAAGTGAGAGCTCCTGTCCCTGGATTAGTAACTACCGTTAAGAAAGACACAAGCACTCAAAACATAGAGCTGGTCACAACAACTAGGAAAGAAACAGCCATACCTGAAGCCGACACTATGTTTTCAGAAAcaaccacagaaaagaaaatcacaattTCTGCACCCAAAGTAGCAACCAGTACAACTGCAAAAGATACAACTACAGAAGTACAAAGGATAGTGGTGACTGCAGCTAgtactactgaaaaaaaagacaaaaaaccagCTAAAACTGTTGCTACTCCTATAACCAAAGAGGCAAGTAAAATAGAAACAACCACGGTGAATAAAGAGGTAACAACAtccaagaaagagaaaattactgTGCTTAAAGACATTTTAACAACAAGTAGGAAAGACACAACTACGGTAACTAGGGTGATAACAGCTAAACCAGATGACTCTCCTAAAGGTAAGGATGATATTCCAAATACAACTCCTACAGCCAAGCAAGCTGTCACTACAGCAGCTGAATCAGAAGCAACTACTGCGGACAAAAAGACTGCAACAACATCTGTGCAAAGAGAAGTAACCCCAGCTAAACAGGACAAGACTCCCATACCAAAAGAGACTTTAAcagctaaaaaagaagaaagccctGTGCGAACAGCGACTGTaaaaacagcagctgcagcagctacAACTCCCTTGCCCAAGCCCACTCTGTTGACAACAACTGCCAAAAGAGATTCAACTCCTAAACCCAGGGAGACTGTAACAACAAATAAAAGAGAGACGACTGTGGAAACTAAGCAGACTGTAACAGTTGCAGCAAAAGAGAGCATAAGTACTACTTGTGTTGTTGTAGAGCCAACAACAGCTGGTAAAAAAGAGGTAACGACCATCAAAGAAACTAATATCACacctgaaaaagaaatggaagatgcCACTGAAAAGGCCCCCAGTATTAACAAAGAGGAAACTACAGTTACTAAAGAGACCACTACAAGAGATAAAAAAGACACGATAGAAGAAATGTTTATTGTTTCCAAAGGGACATCCAAGCCAACTATACATTTCCAGGAGGTTACTGACACAAGAGATGAGCCTCATCCAGCCGACCCTGAAACTCTGCCAGTAAAAGAAGAGCCTGAGATCAACAACAAGCCTTTAATACAAACTGCAGACTTGCCCATTTTACCCGGAGAAACACAAGGTAATTGCATTCCAGTAGGTACAAAAGCACCAATAACTCCACCAGAGAGCACAACAAAATCCATGAGTAAAGGACATGGCAAGGCCTTTCTATACAGTGCCACAAGAACATGGCAGTCCTGGCCCAGGGGTCAGCCATAACCACGGTGCTACGGTACTCAGCATCCTGAATACGGGTACTTCAGTTTTCAATTGTATTGTTAGTGAAATTCTTCATGTTAGTTTAGAGCGTGATCTTGTTTTAGTACTTGGTTTCAGTAGTTGGTCCTGCCGTAAGTACTGTAAaagatgcaaacaaaaaaaagtcaaggaaaaagaagataaatttctAAGGCCCATGAAAACATTGCTAGGGAGTCAGGCTGAATATCCACCATTACTCACGGTACCTAATGTGGCGTTTCGTAGTCTCATACAAAAAACACCACATAAGACAGACAAGAAGTCTTTTCCTTGTATTCTCTTCCCTCTGTGCTTTTTGccacaatgttttttttttcatgtcctcGGTATTTATTTTAACCACATATGGCCTGCACGTTCTTGGGAATTTTTTCCAATCATATattggaaggaaagaaaaaaagaggtgtttTAGATGGAAAATACTTAGATTTTGTCCAAAACGGATTCATCCTTTCTTTATATTTAACTGAAagtaaatgtaaatgtttttttaagaaataaggaGGGGGAATGGAACCCATTAGAGCAGCTTGGAGAAACATCAAGTAAACATCCCGGAGCATGAAAAAATTAATTGAGGGCTGTAGCATACAATGCATTTATAGGTCTTTTTCTGAATTACAGGTACTTAGGTAAGCAATAAGCAAAGCGATCCATACCTAGTCATGTAAACAGCTGGTCTGGCACTCCTGGGACcaaaacacgagagccaaacttTCCAAGAACTGATCTCAAATGAGTAACTATACCCTTTGTGGGACAAGTGCCAGGCAGAGGCCTGAACGATGGAGGGCGTCAAACATCACCCGACACGGATGATCACATTTAACAGTCATAGTGCTACTGGCGGTGGGCTGGGCAGGTAACATCGTTTGTGTTAAATGTTAAACAAACCCAAGCCACTGTGTTTTGCAGCGAAGAAGGACGAGAAGGACCTGTGCAGCGGGAAGCCAGCGGATGGCATGGTGGCCCTGCCTAATGGCACCCTGGCCGTCTTCCGAGGTAGGCCAGCCCttgccctcctcctcttcctcctctttgtcttcctcctcctccttcccccaccaccCTCACccgccccagccccaaccccccaaCCCACTTCAGCGCTCTGAGCCCTCATGAAGTGACTCCCGAGCCTGGCCACGCCTCAGGGGTGCTGCGGGTGCAGGAGCCGCCTTACCCCCTCAGCCGCGGCCTGAgggcaggagagaggaaagaggggagggggatCCTCGTTTCCTGTGTCTTTCTCCCtgcgtctgtctgtctgtctgtctgcgtTTCACCATCTCTCCTCCCACTGTGCAGGTCACTACTACTGGCTGCTGAACGGCAGGAGCCCGCCAACAACCAGCCCCCGCCGGATCAGCGATGGCTGGGGCGTCCCGTCCCCCATCGACGCCGTCTTCTCCAGGTGCAACTGCGACGGCAAGACCTTCTTCGTCAAGGTGGGGAGCGAGAGTGTGGTGGGTGCAGGAGGCGCCAGGAGGGCGTGGGGAGCAGatcagcttaaaaaaaaggtGTGGGTTATGAAATGCAGCCCAGCAGAAGAGGAGCCTTGCGTCGCTCTGGGGCCGTGTTGCTCGTTTTATAGAACAAATGGTGTTTTTGAACAGTGTGGTGGGTTTGAAAATCTGCGGGTGAAGTGTCTCTTCTCCAGCCCCCCCATCTGACTTGAGATGGTGCTTTTTAGGCAAAACCTCAATTCAGTGTTTTTCTCCTCTAGGAGACAAAGCATTGGCAAAATAATTGACAATTGAGTAAAGTTTACATATGAGCCACACttccaaaaaaatccaaatctttaATACAGGTATTTTATCGTGTCTTTCCCTTGCCCAAACGTGGCCTAAATTTGTTCCTAAtacattttccttcctgaaagATTATAATGAAATGTACACACCTCATTAAAGGAGTTATATAGTTATTTCCCATTTAATCATTCAGTCCTGGAATTCAAGCAGCTTTTCCTATCTGTGAAAATTTAGAAAGCAAATCGCTTCGCTCAGTAACGACTCTTTAACAGTTCATTTCTAAGATACGCTATCCCTATCAAAGGTGGTGTTGGAAGACCGCAGAAGGTATTTTATGAAgttgtaatattttttcctgtttttaatgtATGTAGGAGTGGTTCCAGTTTTAGTTATCAAAATGCTAGCGTTATGATTATTTTCCATGTCTGTGTTGAAGCTCAATTACCAAGAATGAATTTCCTCTAAAGCTCGTTCTTTCCTTAAATCATCAGGGTCCCTTATACTGGCGTTTCACTAACGGTGTTATGGATAAAGGCTATCCCAAACCTCTCGCAAACGGATTTGCAGGGCTAAGCGGGAAAATAGTAGCAACCCTCCCCGTGGCAAGATACAACAACAGACCAGAATCTGtttattttatcaaaaaaggTATGTCTCATATTTCAGAAGTTTGCAGATGAGCAAAAGGTCCTTCAGTTGCCTTAGTCAGGAATAAACCACCATTCCTCTTGACTGAAAGatgtatttctttcaaaaacagaaacGTAAGTGATGACAGAGTGTGCTAGGTGATCAAAAAATAGCCTGAAgctttaaaaatttgtattagTACTTACAGATCTTTAAGTGTGTTCTAAAATAGACAGGACTGTAAGGGACAGAATCCAGCATTGTAGCAGACAAACATTAAATTTTATCTGGTGGCAAAACTATTTTAGTCTCAAGTTAGAAAGGGGAAGGCTTTAATCTTACTGGTACATAACTATGTATGGGAATCTCCCTCCTGATctcttatttcatattttaaattactttccttaTCTGACATGAATGATGAGCTGCCAACATAAGAATTATCTGAATTTACAAAGCAGAGATTAATAAAGTGCAAACCCTTTTTCTGGGCTCTAGTCCTCCTTTTATGCAGCCTACAATGATGGCCTTACCCTCTTCTTGATAAATAGGAACAATGGCAGCAAAAGGAGCTCCCCCAGAGTTGTACTTACTACTGTAATCGTAATGAGCCTGCAGAAGGCATTACTATGTCTAAAAGCACATGATGGATTTAGGGAGCAAGGCTTTTTCTAATCTCAAAATGTAGGAACAAAGTGCTGAAGGCTGCTGCCACGGCTGTAGCTGTATTAAAATGATGCCATTGATTTCCCACATGTAATGCAGATATCAAGGACATTTTCTGATCTAGCTGGTGTTTTGGTGGGgactttggtttgttttggtttttttttttttaaccaaatgaaACAAATGTCTGCTTTAGATGGCAACATGCAACAGTATGTGTACAGACAGGAGCCTGCCAAGAAGTGTCAAAGAAGAACCCAGGTTACCGTGAGATACCCAGTTTACGTCCCAAGACTTGTAATAAGACGACGCTTTCAACGTGCAGTAAGAATGCCAACCATTATTCAGACTGTCAGAATCAACCCATATCCATCTGGTAACTTATCTTTATTAAGTTTCTTTTATACAACCGTTTCAAGCGTAGTAGTTTCTGTAACACAAcattctgttccattttttttttttaaatacttttaatattttttaatccaATAGAGCACGCTTGCTGTAGATTATACAAGCAAGTAATAGTTGACAGCAGACACACTGCAACACCTCCTAACTGAAGTTTTCTTCCACTTGCAGGAGTTTTGCGCGAGGCAGTCAGAATGACTGCCTACTGGAGAGGGCTCCCCAAAGTGATTCATTCAACTATCTCACTACCCAACTACAATAAGCCAGATGGCTACGAC
This window contains:
- the PRG4 gene encoding proteoglycan 4, with protein sequence MSYLKQSPAEDVALKPLKEDESVTVMQTVKDMANVAQTTRNTVKRNSRTEAEENEWHIAVKILVHPTKEVVMKEDPTPLNSPPMQMWRIPPPCIGTALPEPPGHLLGFLQSPAAYRERCPRSSPPQIQDGKGSPMQKPILWGKREEPQDPPAHAEKPSPKTPPANKPTSKRSSKNEENKPEEVTQPHEVMEDTGSEQEKKVTSPAPTTKKPDTTTTTKATTTDPKPSLPATTSTAKITTTTTEATTAQKETPGTTAAPTTKADSPTTPKPEDTTPEATEAPTTEAESPTTPKPEDTTPEATEAPTTEAESPTTPKPEDTTPEATEAPTTEAESPTTPKPEDTTPEAPTTEADSPTTPKPEDTTPEATEAPTTEADSPTTPKPEDTTPEAPTTEADSPTTPKPEDTTPEATEAPTTEADFPTTPKPEDTTPEAPTTKADAPTTPIPEDTTPEAPTTEADSPTTPIPEDTTPEATEAPTTEADSPTTPKPEDTTPEAPTTKADSPTTPKPEDTTPEAPTTKVDAPTTPIPEDTTPEAPTTKADSPTTPIPEDTTPEATEAPTTKADSPTTPKPEDTTPEAPTTEADSPTTPKPEDTTPEAPTTKADSPTTPKPEDTTPEATEAPTTKADSPTTPKPEDTTPEAPTTEADSPTTPKPEDATPEATEAPTTKADSPTTPKPEDTTPEAPMTKADSPTTPKPEDTTPEAPTTKADSPTTPKPEDATPEATEAPTTKADSPTTPKPEDTTPKAPTTKADSPTTPKPEDTTPEAPMTKADSPTTPKPEDTTPEAPTTKADSPTTPKPEDTTPEAPTTKADAPTTPKPEDTTPEAPTTKADSPTTPKPEDTTPEAPTTKADSPTTPKPEDTTPEAPTTKADSPTTPKPEDATPEATEAPTTKADSPTTPKAPMTKADSPTTPTVKRTTPAGAEADTPAVEKTTSVEVRAPVPGLVTTVKKDTSTQNIELVTTTRKETAIPEADTMFSETTTEKKITISAPKVATSTTAKDTTTEVQRIVVTAASTTEKKDKKPAKTVATPITKEASKIETTTVNKEVTTSKKEKITVLKDILTTSRKDTTTVTRVITAKPDDSPKGKDDIPNTTPTAKQAVTTAAESEATTADKKTATTSVQREVTPAKQDKTPIPKETLTAKKEESPVRTATVKTAAAAATTPLPKPTLLTTTAKRDSTPKPRETVTTNKRETTVETKQTVTVAAKESISTTCVVVEPTTAGKKEVTTIKETNITPEKEMEDATEKAPSINKEETTVTKETTTRDKKDTIEEMFIVSKGTSKPTIHFQEVTDTRDEPHPADPETLPVKEEPEINNKPLIQTADLPILPGETQAKKDEKDLCSGKPADGMVALPNGTLAVFRGHYYWLLNGRSPPTTSPRRISDGWGVPSPIDAVFSRCNCDGKTFFVKGPLYWRFTNGVMDKGYPKPLANGFAGLSGKIVATLPVARYNNRPESVYFIKKDGNMQQYVYRQEPAKKCQRRTQVTVRYPVYVPRLVIRRRFQRAVRMPTIIQTVRINPYPSGVLREAVRMTAYWRGLPKVIHSTISLPNYNKPDGYDYYAFSYNRYYSLDIGKRIARPVTALTGKTVSKDWYNCPSK